CGCGGATCTTCAGGGCAAGATGCTCGTGCTCGCTACGGGCTACTCGTCCGCGTTCGTGCCGGAAGGAGACCAGGCGCGGTATTACGCGCTCGCCCTCGGCAACCTAGCCGACTACCGCGCGGGCGAAGGCGTCGATTGCCCGTTCATCGGGGTGCTGTGGAACACGGCCCTCGACACGGGATCTTCGAATCTGGCCCCTCCCTCAGAGACGACGCTCACCGATATGGCGGGATGGGATTGGGCCTCCAAGGCGGGAGAGGTCGCCCAGATGTGGACGGATCCCTCCAAAGGCTCGCCCGAGCTGCAGTGGTGGGAGAAGAAGGTTGAGGGCGGGTACGGACTCGTGGGGGTCGCTCCCGACGGGGGCCAGCTCGAACCCAAGCAGGCGTTCGAAGCCCTGACCGAGGCGCAGACGGCCATCGCCGAAGCGGCGGTGACGACGGGTGCGACCGAGACGGCGGACCAACTTGCCCAGGCGCAGATGGACCAGTACTACGGCCAGGCCCAGGGAGGCGATGCCGGAGGAGGCGGGGGACTCGGCAGCACCGGCAACTCGATCGTCAACGACCTCAAGAACACGCTGCAGCAGGCCCTGAACGACATCGTCGGCGCCTACGTGCAGAAGGTGAAGGATAAGATCCTCGGCGTGGCCCAAGGGATTTCTGGCACGGGCGACGCGGGCTACGGGGGCTACGGCGGCTACGGCGGCTATACCGATACGTCCGGCTACGGCTACGACACGGGCGGAACGACCGGTGGCGGCGGCGGAACCGGCGGTGGCGGCGGAACGGGCTACGGAGGTGCCGATCTGAAGATCGAGGGCACCGTCAATCCGCCCGTGGGAGCAGCGGTCGGTGCGACGTCGTCGATCAGCGTATCGATGTTCAACGCGGGTTCGACCGACGCCTACAACGCCACGGCCTACCTCGTGGATTCGCAGGGTTACGGGCTGGGTCAATCCACTCCGACGACGGTCACGCCGGGTGGCGTCGGTTACGCAACGATCGAATGGGATCCCTACGAAGAGGGCAACGTGACGGGAGCGAAGATCCTCCTGTACTGCGACAACGAACTCAACCCCGCCGACAACGAACAGGCGATGCCCACGATCCCGGTCGCCGCGGCGCCCAACCAAGGCGGCGGTGGCGGGGGCCAAGGCGGCGGAGGCGGCCAAGGCGGCGGTTGGGCCTTGGAGGGCATCCAGGCGGGCGCGATCAACCCCGGTTTGCTGCAGGCCCTCAAGAAGCAGGTCTCGCCCGGATTCCCCGAGATCGGGACGATCCAGATCGGATCGGGCGTGATTTTGGGCGTCCTGAAGGATCCGCCCCTGGAACTCTCGCCCGGCGAGCAGAACCCGACCCGCTCGGCGGGGCGCTTGCGGTTCCTCGCGAAGAAGGCGCTGCCGCTCAACGTTCCGGTGACGAACAAGTTCTTCAAGCCGATCGAGAGCCTCAGCGCCGCGTGCTACGTCAACGGCAAACAGGTTGCGGCGAAGCAGATCGGCACGTTGCTTCCCGGCCAGCGGCGCACCATCCTGTTCTCCGAGTGGACCCCGCCCAGTAAGGGCACGTACACGGTCGAACTGCGCATGCAGTGCCTGGGCACCACGCGCAAGGTGCTCCGCGCCACGATCTCCGGACCGGTCCTCGTGGAGGAAGAGGAGAAGATCGAGTCGTTCGTGAGGCCGGGGCAACGCTCGGCCGGCCCCCCTTCGACGCGAATGGTCGCGCCACTGGCTCCAGCCATCGGCGCTTCGATCGGCCGGCCAAGCGTGCGTGTAGCGCTCCCTACAGGACTGAAGCTCCAGGTGGGGCCCGACGACATCCGGCTCACGCCGTTCCCCGTGGCCGGGGGGACGCCGATGCAGGTGTCGGTCAACGTTCAGAACTTGGGAACCGCGCCGGCCCGCGACGCGACCGTCGAGGCGTTCCTCGACAACGCGTCGCTCGGGAAGGTGACGGTCGACGTCCTGGCGGGTCGCCCCGCAAGCGCAGGCGGGTTCAAATCGTGGGCCGCCGTCGCCGGTCGGCACGTCGCCCGCGTCGTGGTTACGGCGGGCGGGACGCGCGTCGAGGCTGCGCGGCCGTTCGAGGTTCGCGAGGCGCTGGCGCGCCCGTCGCTGATCCGAACCCCTGTTCGGATCGTGCCTCCCAGCACCGGCATGCGGGCGGCCGTTCCCGCGCGCATCGCCGTCACGCCCCTGGACATCCACTTCGCCCCACCGGTCCTGGCGCCCGGCGCCGAGGCGGACATCAGCGTCAACGTGCGCAACGTGGGCGGCGCCCCGGCTCAGGGAATCCAGGTCGAGGCGTTCGCCGACCAGACGAGTTTGGGCACGAAGACGTTGAGTCTCGCGCCGGGAGCCTCCGGTGTCGCGCGAGGGTTCGACACGTGGGAAGCCAAGGCGGGCAGCCACTCGATCCGTGTGGTGGCGACGTTGGGTTCGCAAAAGCAGGAGGCAACGAAGGCGGTCATGGTCGGCACCTTGCGCATCACGCGCCCGCCCCTGACGGTCCCGGTCCGCACCCTTCCCACACGGACGACGCTTCCGCGCCCTGCGTTGAGTCTTGCCGAGATCGTCGCCAATCCCACGGCCCCCAAGAGCGGGGACAAGGTGCGGTTCGCCGTGTCGGTGCGGAACACCGGCCGCGAAGCGGTCGCCGGCGTCAAAGTCGAGTTCTTCGTGGATGCGGCCAAGATCGGCGAACAGACCATCCGGTCCATTCCAGGCGGTGGTACCGCAAAGGTGGAAGGGTTCCCGCAGTGGACCGCTGCGTCCGGGCGCCACACGCTTCGGGCCGTGGCCGCGGTGGGGTTGACCCGCACCTTCTCGACGCAGGTGTTGGACGTCGCCGGGGGACGCATCGGCATTCGCACGCCGGTGCTTTTGCCGCCCGATCTGGCTCCTGCGATCTCCTTCAGTCCAGGCAGCCCGAAGGTCGGCGATCCCGTGACAGTGACGGTGCGCGTGCAGAACCTCGGCCGCGGGGCCGCCAAGGGAGCGCGGCTCACGGCGCTGCTGGTGAACGAGGCCGACGGCAAACCCATCGCGGGGCCCCCGCCGGCCACGGTGGACATCGGCGCCGGCCAGACCTACAACTGGACGTTCCGCGTCCTTGCGCCCGGCGTGTCCAGGGTGAAGGTGTCCGTCTCCGCCGCGGTGGGCGGGGATGCGAACGCAAGGAACAATGGAGCGTCCCAGTCGATCGCGTTTGCACCTGGGAGGCTCCCCATCCAGCTCCCCCCCAGCGTGGACTTGGGGGTCCAACTCTCGGTTCTCGCCCGGAGCCCCAAGGTCGGCGATCGCATCAACTTCACCGTGACGGTGACCAACTCGAGCGAAGCCGACGCCAAGGGGGTCCGTCTGGCGCTCGCCGTGCGGACGAACACTGGAACCGCCTTGAGGTTGCCGGTCCCGGCTCCGTTCGACGTGCCCGCCGGAAAGTCGAGCGTGCAGCGGTTCACGATCGTGGTGCCGGCGTGCAGTTCGCTGATCTTCAGCGCCACGTCGCAGTACGTCGGAGATCGGAACGCGCGCAACAACCAGGCCCAAGCAACGGTCCCGATCGGCCGCTAAGCCCCCCTAGGGGGGTGCTGAAGACGGTTGCCCGGGGTCGAGCGCAGCGAGACCCCGGGTTCAAAAGGGGTGGACCCGGAGCACCGCGGAAGGGTGCTCGTCGGGTGCTCGTCGGGTGCCACGCCCGCTTGGCGGGCGTGAGACCTACGTTTTCGGCTCAGCACGCCTGTCCAGCAGGCGTGGCACCCGATGAGCACCAGGAGCCCTGCAACCAGTCTCTTCAGCACGCCTGTCCAGCAGGCGTGGCACCCGATGAACACCAGGAGCCCTGCAACCAGTCTCTTCAGCACGCCTGTCCAGCAGGCGTGACACCAATTTCACCGGCGCTGGGGATCGGTGCGTTGGATCGCGACTTTGTACACACCCGTTCCTCCCATGATCAGGAGCGGTGCGAAGAGGATGCTGCCGGGAACGTTGGCCACTTCGAACCGAACATGTTCGCCCTCCAGCAGCTCGAATTCGGCGCGCCGCGTGTACAGCCGGTTCGTGACCTTGATCTGATGCGAACCGGGAAGCAGGCGGACTTGGACGCCTTCTCCGTACAGCAGCGTGATCTCCTCCAGCTCGTCGACGCGCACATACAGGTCGCGCATCCCGATGTCGCGGTCGGAGGTGCGGTCCACCACGAGGGTGCCGGCGGTCAATCCCTCGGGCGCGTCCATCGGGCTATTGTGCCGCTTCCGTCGAGGGGAGTTCGAGGCGGTAGTGCACGCACGTTGCCGAGTGGGGTCCCAGAAACAGGGTTCCCGTGCCGATCGGCTCGCACCCCATGGCCTCGTAGAAGCGGCACGAGTTCGCGCCCGCAAGCGTCCAGACGTTGACGGCAGAGATGCCTCGCTTGCGGAAGATTGCGATCGCGTGTTCCCACAACGCCTGGCCGACTCCCTGCCCTTGCCTCGATGGGGAGACGTAGAGCGAGCGCACCTCGCCTTCGCCGCCCGCGTAGGTACCGAGGCCGATGAAGCCGACCGCTTCGCCGTCCAACTCCGCGACGAAGCGGTCGAGCCGTTCGCCGCGCTGCGTCCAGTAGTCGCATGTGACGTCGAGGTGTCCCGCGAAGTGCGACTCCATCGCTTCGACCGGCAGCAGGTGGCGGAACGCCGACAGCCAGGCCGCCTGCCCGATCGTTTCGTTGAGTCGCGGCGCCTCTTCGGAGTGTTGGGGACGGATCAGGATGCGTGTCGCCACATCCGCAGTGTGTCCCAATCGCGGGCGGATCGCAAGACCCTCCCGGCATCGCCGAGTCCTAGGTCCAGCGGTGGCCGGCCTTCATAATTTCACAAGACCCATCACAAGGGGAATGCAACCATGAACACCAACGAATCCCTTCCTAAACTCGACGGCTTTTCTGGCGAGATCCACACGCCGGCCAGCGACCGCTACGACGCGCTGCGCACCGGATGGAATGTCGCGATCGTCCACACGCCCGACCTGATCGCGGTCGCACGGGACGAGAGCGACGTGCAGGCGGCGGTCGCTTACGCCCATCGGGAGGGGCTCAAGGTGACCGTCAAGGCCACCGGGCACGGACAGCCCCGCCGGGCGCATGGCGGGCTCCTGCTCGACGTCTCCCAGCTCGACTCGGTGACGATCGATCCTGCGGCTTCCACGGCGACGATCGGCGGGGGAGTCCAGTGGGGCAAGGTGATCGAGGCGGCGCATCCGCACGGTCTTGCCCCGCTCAACGGGTCCTCGCCGGGGGTCGGGGTGGTCGGCTACACCTTGGGCGGCGGGTTCGGGCTTATGGTCCGTACGTACGGGCTCACCGCCGATCACGTGCGTTCGATGCGCGTGGTGCTTCCCGACGGCCGTTTGGCGACGGCGAACCGGGAGGAGAACTCCGACCTGTTTTGGGCGATGCTCGGCGGTGGCGGCGCCTACGGCGTCGTGACGCAGATCACGATGGGGCTGGTGCCTCACGCGTTCGCGTTCGGCGGCAACGTGATGTTCGATGCGTCTCGAGCCGAGCAGGTGTACGGCGCTTGGCTGGATTGGACGCGCGACCTCCCGGAGACGGTCTCGTCCGCGGTCACGATGATCACGTTCCCTCCCGTTCCGTTCGTGCCGGAGTTCCTGCATGGGCGCTCGATGCTGATGCTGCAGGCCTGCGCCGCTTCGGACGCCGCACAGGGCGAAGCGCTTCTCAAGCCGATGCGGGAGATGGAGGGAGCGGAGTTCGACAGTTTCCGCTGGATGCCTTCGCTCGAGTTCGGTTCGATCTACAACGATCCGGTCGATCCGCTTCCCGCCGGGGGCCGCGGCGCGATGTTGAAGGAGCTCGACCGCGAGGCCCTGGCAGCGTTTCTGGCCGCCGTCGGCGAACCTTCGAAGTCCCCCAACCTGATGATCCAGTTGCGCCACATCGGGGGCGCGATGGCTCGTGTGGAGCGCGAGGCGAGCCCTCTGGGCGGCCGGCGCGACGCCCGATACCTCGTCTACTATCTCGGGGTGCCGATGGCGCCGGAGCACCCGCGTCTGATGGCCGAGCACGCCGAGTCCGGTTTGGCGGCCCTCCAGCCTTGGATCCTGTCGCGCGGACCGCTCAACTTCCTGGGCGAGGGCGAGGTGTCCGCCGCGCACATTCGAGAGGTGTTCGACGCTCCCGACTACGACCGCCTGTGCGCGGTCAAACGGGCTCACGATCCGAATGGGGTGTTCGCCCACGCGGGAGTGGGGGTGGCGGATTAGCGGCCTTTGGTTGATCACGGGTCCTCCCGGCGCCGGAAAGAGCACGGTCTCGCGGGCGTTGGCGGGGACCTTTCCCTTTGGGATGCACATCCCGATCGACGACTTGCGGGAGTGGGTGGCGGGGGGGATGGCCCACCCGTTGGGGTGGAGCGACGAGACCACGCGCCAGTACGAGTTGGCCGAGGATGCCGCGGCGGAGATCGCGCGGCGGTACCGGCGAGCCGGGTTCGCCGTCGTGCTGGACCACTGCACGATGCCCCCGCGCCTCGAGGCGTGGCTCGCTCGGACCGAGTTCGGCGAGCCGTTGCGGCGCGTCATGCTCCTTCCGAGCCTCGAGGCTACGCGAGGACGCAATCTCGCCCGCGTGGTAAAGGACTTCGACACCGCGGTGCTTGATCCCCATATCCCGAACATCCACCGCGCCTTCGCCGAAATGGACGCCGGGGGATGGGAAGTCATCGACACCACGGAGGACACCGTGGAGCGGACGGTGGAGCGGATTCGGGCGCTTGGCTGATCGGGCTCTTGCTTTCGGCGCCCAAGCCAGGTACACTTCCCAATCGAGGCCTTCACGGGTGTCGTTAGCCGTTGTACGGAGACTCCTACGGGAGGTTGCGTAGAGCGGCCGACAGCACCGGCCTCAATCTGAAGAGGCAACACGACTCGAAAGCTATGCCGCTGGACAAGACGCTCAAACAATCCGTAATCGCCGAATACGCGACCAAGGAAGGGGACACCGGATCTGCCGAAGTGCAGATTGCTGTGATGCAATCGCGCATCGCACAGATCACCGACCATCTCCGCAGGAACAAGAAGGACTTCCACTCACGTCGAGGTCTCCAGATTCTCGTCGGCAAGCGTCGCCGGCTGGAAGGATATCTTCGCGCCAAGGACGTCGTCCGATACCGCGAACTCATTCAGCGCCTTGGTATCCGAGAAGTGAAGCCCCGGTAACCGGAGGTTTCCATGATTCACAACCACAGCTTCGAGGTGGGGGGCAAGACCCTCTTCCTCGAGACCGGCCGCGTAGCCAAGCAGGCTGGCGGCGCCGTGCTCCTCGGCATGGGCGAAACGATCGTCCTCGGCACGGCCACCATGTCCGAAAAGGCCCGAGAGGGCATCGATTTCCTTCCCCTCGTGTGCGACTACGAGGAGCGCAAGTACGCCGTTGGGAAGATCCCCGGCGGATTCATCAAGCGCGGCGGCCGTCCTTCCGAGAAGGCCGTGCTCACCAGCCGCCTGATCGACCGCCCGATCCGCCCTCAGTTCCCCAAGGGGCTGCGCAACGACATCCAGGTCATCTGCATGCCGTTCGCGGTCGAGCAGGAGTCGCCGCCCGACGTGCTGGCGATCTGCGCGGCTGGCGCGGCGCTGGCCGTTTCCGACGTGCCCGCCGATCGAATCATCGCCGGCGTCCGGGTGGGCCGCCTCGAGGGCAAGTTCGTTCTCTTCCCGTCGATCCCCGAGATCAACGAGTCGGACCTCGACCTCGTGGTCGCGGGCCACAAGGACGCGATCGCGATGGTGGAAGCCGGAGCGAAAGAGGTCACCGAAGAGGATATGGCCAAGGCCTTGAAGTTCGCCCATGACGCGATCAAGGTCATCGTCAAGGAGTTCGAAGCGTTCGCCAAGAAGGCCGGCAAGCCCAAGCGCGAGGTGGCGATCGCCAAGCTCGACGAGGCGCTCGTCAAGAAGATCGAGAAGGAGTCCGGCAAGGAGATCGAGAAGGCCCTGATCCAGAAGGACAAGGCCACGCGCGAGTCCGCCCTTAGCGACATGCAGCGCGATCTCGTGAAGCAGTACGCCGCGAAGATGGAGGACCAGCCCGAGCTAGTGGCGCAGCTCCCCGAAGCGGTGGACAAGGTCGTCAAGGGCCTCGTCCGCAAGCTGATCCTCGAGAAGGACCAGCGGCCCGACGGACGGAAGCTCGACGAAATCCGCCCGCTCGAGGCGTGCGCGGGTCTTCTGCCCCGAGTGCACGGCTCCGGCTTGTTCACGCGAGGCCAGACCCAGGTCATGACCGTCGCGACGCTCGGTCTTCCGAACGAGGCGCAGACGATCGACGGCCTCGAGGACGAGGAGCCGCGGCGCTACATGCACTTCTACAACTTCCCGCCCTACTCGGTCGGCGAAGTGCGGATGATGCGCGGCCCCGGCCGCCGCGAAGTGGGCCACGGCGCGCTCGCCGAGCGCGCGTTGCGCCCGATGATCCCGCTCGACGACCCCGAGTTCCCCTACACGCTGCTTCTGATCAGCGAGTGCCTGGAGTCGAACGGCTCTACGTCGATGGCGTCGGTGTGCGGCAGCACGCTCGCGCTGCTCGATGCGGGCATCCAGATCAAGGCGCCGGTCGCGGGCATCGCGATGGGCCTCATGTCGGACGGCAAAACCTTCAAGGTGCTTACCGACATCCAGGGCATGGAGGACTTCTGCGGCGACATGGACTTCAAGGTCGCCGGCACGCGCGACGGGATCACGGCGCTCCAGCTCGACACGAAGCTGGACGGCATTCCCGACAAGGTCCTGGCCGACGCGCTGAAGCAGGCGAAGACCGCGCGCTTCCAGATCCTCGACGTCATCGAAGCCGAGATCGCCGCGCCGCGTGAGAGTGTCGCGGCGTCCGCGCCCCAGGTCACGACGATCAACATCAACCCCGAGAAGATCGGCGCGGTCATCGGGCCGGGAGGTGCGACGATCAAGAAGATCACCGGAACCACCGGCGCGTCCGTGGACATCCAGCAGGATGGCCGCGTGCTCGTGGGTGGCAATGGCACGCAGATGGTGCAGGACGCCATCGCGATGATCAAGGCGCTCACCGAAGAGGTGGCGATCGGCACCGAGTTCCGAGGTCCGGTGACCCGACTGATGGGTCGCGGCGCCATGGTGGAGTACGTGGGAGGCCGCGAGGGCATGGTGCCCATCGAGCACCTCTCGCCGAACAACATCCGCCGGCCGGACGATGTGGTGAGCGTGGGCGACGTGCTGAACGTCAAGGTCCACGAGATCGACCACATGGGTCGCGTGAACCTCACGGCGCTCGGCCTGCCCCAGGACCTTCCGTCGCTCGCGGACAACGAGAACGCCACGCCTCCTCCTCCCGGATCGGGCGGCGGCGGCGGTGGACGCGGCGGACGCGGTGGGGACCGCGACCGTGGCCGTGGCGGCGATCGCGGGGGTCGGGATCGGGACCGCGGCGGACGCGGCGGCGACCGCGGCGGCTACCGAGGGGATCGGGACCGCGACCGCGGCCCGCGCCGGGACGACGGCCCGCGCGACGAGGCTCCTCGGGACGAACCGCGCCGCGAGGCGCCGCGCGAGGCGGCCGTCGAAGCGCCTTCCGTCCCCGACGAGTTCCCCAAGAAGAACCGGAGCGGCGACGACGAGAACGTCAACGCCCGCTTCCGCCCCCGACGCTAGGATCGCGAGTAGAAACGCCGCCCCGGCCATGTCCGGGGCGGCGTTTTCTCGTTTGTCGATGATCGATTGTCGTTTGTCGTGGGTAGAACACAGGGACCATGACCAATCGCGACCTCGCATCCCTGGGGTTCAAGTTGATGGCGGTGTTCTTCCTGATCTACCAGGTTGCCTACCTCGGCGCAATAATCCAGCAGGTCCTGTACGCTTGGCGACTGACTCGGCAGGGGATGGAATCCAACTCCTTCGAGATGGGGTCCTCTCTCATCTTCCTTGCGTTGGCGGGGACGGTTATCATGTTGGGAGTCGCCTTCTTGATCAAGGCCGATCGAATCGCAGAACTGGTCGTTCCTCGAGAGCTTGACCTTCCAATCGTCTCCGGTGTGGGGCCCGAGTTGCTCCTCGTTCTGGCCCTCACCGCTCTCGGGGCGCTCCAACTCGCAATCGGCGGGATGGGTCTTGTCGAATGGTTGGTCGTCAAAGCGTTCGTTCAGCCTGATGAACGGGGGGCCTTCTCGCTTCCGACGAACCCAACGTACTTGGGTGCGATCGAACCCGTGCTCAGGGTAGCGGTCGGGTCCGCCTTTGTCTTCGCACCGCGATGGATCATCGAAAAGTTGCGGCTCCCGCGCGGCTGAACGAAACCACAAACCACAAACCACGACAAACGGTCAACGATCAACGACAAACGTCCCCTCGAACAACACCCGCGCCCGGCCCTCTACCCGGATCGGCGCGTCCCACGCGTCCATGGCCACACGCAAGGTGCCGCCGGGGTTGTGCACCGTGACCGTCCCCCCGCGTCCTTCGCGGCGCAGCCACGCCGCAGCGGCCGCGCTGCTGCCGGTGC
This is a stretch of genomic DNA from Fimbriimonadaceae bacterium. It encodes these proteins:
- a CDS encoding GNAT family N-acetyltransferase, which produces MATRILIRPQHSEEAPRLNETIGQAAWLSAFRHLLPVEAMESHFAGHLDVTCDYWTQRGERLDRFVAELDGEAVGFIGLGTYAGGEGEVRSLYVSPSRQGQGVGQALWEHAIAIFRKRGISAVNVWTLAGANSCRFYEAMGCEPIGTGTLFLGPHSATCVHYRLELPSTEAAQ
- a CDS encoding FAD-binding oxidoreductase — its product is MNTNESLPKLDGFSGEIHTPASDRYDALRTGWNVAIVHTPDLIAVARDESDVQAAVAYAHREGLKVTVKATGHGQPRRAHGGLLLDVSQLDSVTIDPAASTATIGGGVQWGKVIEAAHPHGLAPLNGSSPGVGVVGYTLGGGFGLMVRTYGLTADHVRSMRVVLPDGRLATANREENSDLFWAMLGGGGAYGVVTQITMGLVPHAFAFGGNVMFDASRAEQVYGAWLDWTRDLPETVSSAVTMITFPPVPFVPEFLHGRSMLMLQACAASDAAQGEALLKPMREMEGAEFDSFRWMPSLEFGSIYNDPVDPLPAGGRGAMLKELDREALAAFLAAVGEPSKSPNLMIQLRHIGGAMARVEREASPLGGRRDARYLVYYLGVPMAPEHPRLMAEHAESGLAALQPWILSRGPLNFLGEGEVSAAHIREVFDAPDYDRLCAVKRAHDPNGVFAHAGVGVAD
- a CDS encoding ATP-binding protein, which translates into the protein MITGPPGAGKSTVSRALAGTFPFGMHIPIDDLREWVAGGMAHPLGWSDETTRQYELAEDAAAEIARRYRRAGFAVVLDHCTMPPRLEAWLARTEFGEPLRRVMLLPSLEATRGRNLARVVKDFDTAVLDPHIPNIHRAFAEMDAGGWEVIDTTEDTVERTVERIRALG
- the rpsO gene encoding 30S ribosomal protein S15 → MPLDKTLKQSVIAEYATKEGDTGSAEVQIAVMQSRIAQITDHLRRNKKDFHSRRGLQILVGKRRRLEGYLRAKDVVRYRELIQRLGIREVKPR
- a CDS encoding polyribonucleotide nucleotidyltransferase; translation: MIHNHSFEVGGKTLFLETGRVAKQAGGAVLLGMGETIVLGTATMSEKAREGIDFLPLVCDYEERKYAVGKIPGGFIKRGGRPSEKAVLTSRLIDRPIRPQFPKGLRNDIQVICMPFAVEQESPPDVLAICAAGAALAVSDVPADRIIAGVRVGRLEGKFVLFPSIPEINESDLDLVVAGHKDAIAMVEAGAKEVTEEDMAKALKFAHDAIKVIVKEFEAFAKKAGKPKREVAIAKLDEALVKKIEKESGKEIEKALIQKDKATRESALSDMQRDLVKQYAAKMEDQPELVAQLPEAVDKVVKGLVRKLILEKDQRPDGRKLDEIRPLEACAGLLPRVHGSGLFTRGQTQVMTVATLGLPNEAQTIDGLEDEEPRRYMHFYNFPPYSVGEVRMMRGPGRREVGHGALAERALRPMIPLDDPEFPYTLLLISECLESNGSTSMASVCGSTLALLDAGIQIKAPVAGIAMGLMSDGKTFKVLTDIQGMEDFCGDMDFKVAGTRDGITALQLDTKLDGIPDKVLADALKQAKTARFQILDVIEAEIAAPRESVAASAPQVTTININPEKIGAVIGPGGATIKKITGTTGASVDIQQDGRVLVGGNGTQMVQDAIAMIKALTEEVAIGTEFRGPVTRLMGRGAMVEYVGGREGMVPIEHLSPNNIRRPDDVVSVGDVLNVKVHEIDHMGRVNLTALGLPQDLPSLADNENATPPPPGSGGGGGGRGGRGGDRDRGRGGDRGGRDRDRGGRGGDRGGYRGDRDRDRGPRRDDGPRDEAPRDEPRREAPREAAVEAPSVPDEFPKKNRSGDDENVNARFRPRR